The genomic interval TATTATTAAATATGCAGAAAACAAGGTTTTTGAGGTTCTTATTGAACCGGCTTCGCTTGCTGCATTTAAAAGTAAATATCTTGTGATTGATACGGCAAGACAGAGTGACCAGGTACGTGTACGCTACATTAGTGACCTGAATGTGATTGCTCCTTTCTCCACTCCTGTTAAAGTTGGTTTAGAGGACGCTTATTTATTTTTAACTCAAAGCCACGTTTAGCCTGTGAAATATTTATACAATCTCCTGCAAGCCGATTACTTACAACGTACACGCAGTTATTCTTTTTTGATCACATTGGTTTTTACGGTGTATATGGCTTATTTGTTTGTACCACTGCATACCGCAAGTTATACCACATTAAATGTTCCGGGTTTCAAAGGTGCCTATAATTCAGCCTGGGCTGGGTATGTTTCGGCCATCATGACTACTGTTATGTTGTCTATGTATGGTTTTGCTTTGGTGAATAGTGGTATTAAGAAAGATATTGATACTGAAGTAGGTTTGATTATCGCCTGTACACCGATTTCAAACTTTAATTATCTGCTGAACAAAATGTTAAGTAACTTAATGGTATTGCTCACTATTGTGTGCTGCACTTTTTCGGTTAGCATAATTATGTTTTTTATCCGTGGTTCAGGTTATCCTTTTGTGCTTGCCAATTTCGTTTTACCTTACCTGATATTACCGGTTCCAGCCATGTTTTTAGTGTCTGCCCTGGCTGTTTTAGCAGAAGTGTTTCTGGGTAAAAAGACTGTACTGCAATTCCTGCTTTACTTTATGCTTTTTGGGATGACAATGGCTGCTATTAAATTACAGCAGCCAGATAGCCTGGCTACCCTTCTTGATCCTTTCGGATTAAAAACTATAACCAGCAGTATTGCCCAGGAAATCAGTTCGGGGTTTCATACACGTGTGCAGGATCCTTCCTTCGGTTTTATCTTCAGTGGTAAAAAAGCGTTTAAAGTTTTTATTTACGAAGGTGTTCACTGGCAGTTGCCTTTTCTGGTTAGCCGGCTGTTATGGATAGGAATCAGTATACTGCTTGTGTATATTTCTTCTTTCTTTTTTCACCGGTTTGATTTCCAGCAACCGGTTAGTCAGAAAAAAGCAGTACCTCAGGTAAAGGAAACTGATGGATTAAACCTGACACCTAAAGGGATTAACAGGAGTTTAATGCCTGCTTTGGTTACTGACTATAGTATTTTCCCTTTTGTAAGAACTGAATTGCTGCTGCTCCTCAGAAAAGGGAACAAATGGTTCTGGCTGGTTAATATGGGTTTATGGATAAGCATGTGCTTTGCTCCTTTAGCGATAGCACATGCTTACTTACTACCTGTTTTATGGTTTTTACAGGTTACGCGCTGGTCAGATCTGACGACTAAAGAAAAAACAAACAGGGTGCATTATTTTACTTTTGCAGCTTACCGGCCTCTGTTCAGGATATTGCCGGCACAAATTCTTTCTGGTGTGCTGTTAGCGGTTTTGCTTGCATTACCTGTCATTTTGAGGTATGCGGTTGCCGGGAATGTATATTCAATTGTTAATATCATTAATGGAGCTTTACTGATCATTTCGTTAGCTGTATGCAGCGGAATTATAACGGGTGGTAAAAAGCTGTATGAAATTATATTTTTTATGCTTTCCTACGCGGTTGTAAATAAGCTGACGTTTATGGACTACCTGGGTAGCATGTCTCATGGTCACAGGATAGGTTATACATTAATATTAGCGGGGTTAAATATCACTGCTTTACTGACCAGTTTTATAGTTAGAAACTATCAGTCAAGGCATTTATAGCATCTGTTTTTTAGTGTTCGTTTCCGGTCGTGTACTGTTCGTTCATGAACAGTACACGCGTATTGTATTTGCAGAATAGCGATTTAGCGCGGATTATTAAGTAATTTACGGTTGGCATACCGTTAGCTTATCCGAAGGATATAACTCACCATTATTATGTTCAAGTTAAATTTAAAGATCGCATGGCGAAACCTTTGGAAAAACAGGGGTTATACTTTGATTAATATTCTGGGGCTTTCTATTGCTATGGCAAGCTGCATTCTCATCTTTATTTTTGTTCGTTATCAATTGAGTTTTGATGAGGGTTATAAAAATCAGGATAGGATTTTCAGATTTACGACACACTGGAAATACAGTAGTTTTGAGGATGATACGCAAGGTGTACCTGTACCATTAGCTGCCGCAGTCAGAAATGATATTGCCGGAATAGAGAAGACTGCAATCATATCAATCAATAATGGCATTATTCAGGTTAAAGATCAAAATGGAGCAGACAGGATAAAGTCAGAAGAATCTGTCTATTATACTGAACCAGAATTCTTTGACATTTTTGAGATAGGCTGGCTGGCTGGAAAACCTGAGAAAGTTATCAGTGAGCCTAATACGGTAGCCTTATCCGCAGCAACGGCAAAAAAGTTTTTTGGCAGCATTGCAAACGCAATGGGAAAAACGCTGCTGTTCCGCAATAAAACGAACTTGAAAGTTACAGGAGTATTTAAAGATATGCCCCAAAATAGTAGTTTGCCGCTACAAATAGTCATCAGCTACCAAAACTTCCCTCAAAAAGATAATAAGAATTGGGATGAGGTGGGTTCACAAACTGAGTGTTATGTTTTGTTGAAAAGTGGTTTTTCTGTGACTACTTTAAAAGAGCCTTTAAGACTTTTTAACAAAAAATACTATCAGGATAAAAAAATTGACGGCAATCAAACCAATGCACTGCAAGCACTTAAAGACATTCATTTTAGTGAAAAACAGGGTAATTTTGCAAATTTATCTATCGCTAAAAGTCAACTGTACGGCCTTGGTGTAATTGGCTTATTTTTAATAGTTACGGCTTGCATAAATTTCATTAACCTGACTACGGCGCAATCTATTAACCGCTCAAAAGAGGTTGGTGTACGCAAGGTTTTGGGCAGCAAGCGTAAACAATTGATCGTTCAGTTTTTAACAGAAACTTTTACTATTACACTGATCGCCTTAATATTTGCCTGTATTTTAACTGAGTTAGCACTTCCGCAGCTGGAAAACTTATTCAAAGCCCGCATATCTTTCAGCATTTTTGAACATCCTGTAATTTTCGTCTTCTTAATTGCAATGGTAATGGCGGTAAGTTTACTGGCTGGTTTCTATCCGGCATTAGTGATCTCAGGTTTTAGCCCGGCTTTGGCAATCAAAAATAAAATTACCATCAATGCTGGAAATATGAACCTGCGTAAAGTTCTGGTTGTGTTACAGTTTTCAATTACCATTATTCTGATCATTGGAACATTGATTATCCTGGAGCAGATGAATTATGTACATCAAAAGCCTTTAGGATTTAAAACTGATGCAATTGCGATTATGTATGTACCTGCTGATAGTTTAGGGCGGAGTAAACACAAAACTTTTAAAGAAAGAGCGCTGCAGATAAATGGTGTCCAGAGCTTTAGTTATTGCCAGCGCCCGCCACTATCCAATGATATGAGCACAACGAGTTTCTCTTTCAATGGCCAGAAGAACGATGATTTTGAGCTTAGACGTTCTGCAGCAGATGCTGATTATTTTAAGGTATTTGACCTGAAGCTAATCGCAGGAAGAGTATTTTTAAATAGTGATACTGTGAATGGTTATGTTGTTAACGAAACCTTTCTGAAGAAGATGAGTATTATTAATCCGCAAGATGCATTGGGTAAAATTATCAATCAGAATGAACATAAAGTGCCTATTGTAGGCGTGGTTAAGGATTTTAATGACCGGTCACTTCAACAAAGTATTTCTCCACTTATTATTTATCCGGAAAAGGGAGCTTACTATATGGTTGCAATAAAAATGGATCAGGCTCAGCTGATACCTGCCATGAAGGAAATTGAAGCTTTATGGAACAGTACTTTCATTAATGGGATTTATAACGCCAAGTTTGTCAATGATGATGTAAACCGTTATTATCAAAGTGAAAAAATCATGGCGATATTATTCCGGTTTTTTGCCGGGGTTATTATATTTATATCTTTCATAGGTTTATTCGGATTAATTTCTTTTGTGGCTACCCAGCGCACCAGGGAAGTAGCGATCAGAAAGGTATTAGGCGCATCAACTTTCGAATTGGTAAAGATGCTCAATGGTTCATTTTTACTGCTGGTTTTTGTAGCTAATCTTATCGCATGGCCATTGGCTTATTTATTGGTTTCAAAATGGTTATCGGGCTTTGCTTACCGGATAGAATTAGGCATGTGGCCTTTTGCCTTCGCCTTTTTTATCTCCATGCTGATTACTTTGATAACGGTTAGCATCCGTTCTTATAAAGCAGCTGTTGCCAATACTATTGATGCGTTGAAATATGAGTAGTATTATTTTTTAAAACTGATTTTATAAATCAGAGATATAAAATGATGAAAATTATTATAACTAGAATTCAACACTTTAGGAGCAAAAATCAAAATATCCTGCTTTATTATCACTTAAAACGCATTTATTCAATTTAAAATGATATTTTTGCATCACTGAAAACGGAAACGCTTACAGTATTATTCTGAAAAGAATGATGAT from Pedobacter sp. WC2423 carries:
- a CDS encoding ABC transporter permease, with the protein product MFKLNLKIAWRNLWKNRGYTLINILGLSIAMASCILIFIFVRYQLSFDEGYKNQDRIFRFTTHWKYSSFEDDTQGVPVPLAAAVRNDIAGIEKTAIISINNGIIQVKDQNGADRIKSEESVYYTEPEFFDIFEIGWLAGKPEKVISEPNTVALSAATAKKFFGSIANAMGKTLLFRNKTNLKVTGVFKDMPQNSSLPLQIVISYQNFPQKDNKNWDEVGSQTECYVLLKSGFSVTTLKEPLRLFNKKYYQDKKIDGNQTNALQALKDIHFSEKQGNFANLSIAKSQLYGLGVIGLFLIVTACINFINLTTAQSINRSKEVGVRKVLGSKRKQLIVQFLTETFTITLIALIFACILTELALPQLENLFKARISFSIFEHPVIFVFLIAMVMAVSLLAGFYPALVISGFSPALAIKNKITINAGNMNLRKVLVVLQFSITIILIIGTLIILEQMNYVHQKPLGFKTDAIAIMYVPADSLGRSKHKTFKERALQINGVQSFSYCQRPPLSNDMSTTSFSFNGQKNDDFELRRSAADADYFKVFDLKLIAGRVFLNSDTVNGYVVNETFLKKMSIINPQDALGKIINQNEHKVPIVGVVKDFNDRSLQQSISPLIIYPEKGAYYMVAIKMDQAQLIPAMKEIEALWNSTFINGIYNAKFVNDDVNRYYQSEKIMAILFRFFAGVIIFISFIGLFGLISFVATQRTREVAIRKVLGASTFELVKMLNGSFLLLVFVANLIAWPLAYLLVSKWLSGFAYRIELGMWPFAFAFFISMLITLITVSIRSYKAAVANTIDALKYE